In Burkholderia sp. PAMC 26561, the following are encoded in one genomic region:
- a CDS encoding XdhC family protein yields the protein MDDAETAVLNRALQWAEERAVTLVTVVATWGSSPRPPGSLLAIRDDGRFCGSVSGGCAEYDLVDTIRQRAGTPSLPEVVTYGMASEEARRNRIPCGGTLQLVIEPVRDANSLREVCEAIGQRRRVVRTLDMASGAATVREARGGDAIGLTDAAFQMVHGPQWRVFLIGAGELSHYFALQARMLGYDVTVIDPRDDYVASWTLPDVPIVSGMPDDVLGAHTIDARTAVVALTHDPVLDDLALWEALKSEAFYVGALGSGATSARRRERLAAFDMTCAEIDRLHAPIGLPINSRTPPEIAVSIAAQMTAIRNRAGAMPAKRVTTSVGSSTAAPSCAFA from the coding sequence ATGGACGACGCCGAGACGGCAGTACTGAACCGCGCGCTGCAATGGGCCGAAGAGCGCGCGGTGACGCTCGTAACGGTGGTGGCGACATGGGGCTCGTCCCCGCGCCCGCCCGGCTCGCTGCTCGCCATCCGCGACGACGGCCGCTTTTGCGGCTCGGTGTCCGGCGGCTGTGCCGAATACGATCTGGTGGACACCATTCGCCAGCGGGCCGGCACGCCGTCCCTCCCGGAAGTCGTCACGTATGGGATGGCGAGCGAAGAGGCGCGCCGCAATCGCATTCCGTGCGGCGGCACGCTGCAACTGGTGATCGAACCGGTACGCGACGCAAACAGTCTGCGCGAGGTGTGCGAGGCGATCGGCCAGCGACGACGGGTGGTCCGCACACTCGATATGGCGAGCGGCGCCGCTACCGTGCGCGAGGCCCGCGGCGGCGACGCGATTGGCCTCACCGACGCCGCGTTCCAGATGGTGCACGGGCCCCAGTGGCGCGTGTTTCTGATCGGCGCCGGCGAGCTGTCGCACTACTTCGCGCTGCAGGCCCGCATGCTCGGCTACGACGTGACCGTGATCGACCCGCGTGACGACTACGTCGCAAGCTGGACGCTGCCCGACGTGCCGATCGTCAGCGGCATGCCTGACGACGTGCTCGGCGCTCACACGATCGATGCACGCACTGCCGTCGTCGCGTTGACGCACGATCCCGTTCTCGACGACCTGGCACTATGGGAAGCGCTGAAGTCCGAAGCGTTCTACGTCGGGGCGCTCGGGTCCGGCGCCACCAGTGCGCGCCGTCGCGAGCGGCTCGCCGCGTTCGATATGACCTGCGCGGAGATCGACCGCCTGCACGCGCCGATCGGACTGCCGATCAACAGCCGTACGCCGCCCGAAATCGCCGTTTCCATCGCCGCGCAAATGACCGCGATACGCAATCGCGCAGGCGCCATGCCGGCCAAGCGCGTGACGACCTCCGTCGGTTCGTCCACCGCCGCGCCCTCCTGTGCATTCGCGTAA
- a CDS encoding CoxG family protein, producing the protein MEINGTQLIPAPRAEVWRALNDTAVLKQCLPGCESVEKTGEGAYRLVMAVVIGPLRARFNGTLRMTEANPPQSCVMVFEGQGGAVGFGKGSTNVTLTETSAGTELTYSAQAQIGGKLAQVGSRLIDNVAKKMSDDFFAAFRKQLAPATAAEAPAGPAVRAASGSASTAGTEPAQAFNGNNGTGGGTKAPVVVPQAEAARAAAATATPPRAAPSAAAAANGPFVVPGWWLGVAMLLGVFASFAGAHWMH; encoded by the coding sequence ATGGAAATCAACGGCACCCAGCTCATTCCCGCACCGCGTGCAGAAGTATGGCGTGCGCTGAACGACACCGCTGTCCTGAAACAGTGTCTGCCCGGCTGCGAATCGGTCGAAAAGACCGGCGAAGGCGCGTACCGGCTCGTCATGGCGGTAGTGATCGGACCGCTGCGCGCACGCTTTAACGGCACCCTGCGGATGACGGAAGCTAATCCGCCGCAGTCGTGCGTGATGGTGTTCGAAGGTCAGGGCGGCGCGGTCGGTTTCGGCAAAGGCTCGACGAACGTCACGCTGACCGAAACGTCCGCCGGCACCGAACTGACCTACTCGGCCCAGGCGCAGATCGGCGGCAAGCTCGCGCAGGTCGGCTCGCGCTTGATCGACAACGTTGCGAAGAAGATGTCGGATGACTTCTTCGCGGCGTTTCGCAAGCAGCTGGCGCCGGCTACGGCGGCCGAAGCGCCGGCCGGCCCGGCTGTGCGGGCCGCGTCGGGATCCGCATCCACGGCCGGAACCGAACCGGCCCAGGCATTTAACGGCAACAACGGCACTGGCGGCGGCACGAAGGCGCCCGTTGTCGTGCCGCAAGCCGAAGCCGCCCGTGCTGCCGCGGCCACGGCTACGCCGCCACGCGCGGCTCCGTCCGCCGCTGCGGCAGCCAACGGACCGTTCGTCGTCCCCGGATGGTGGCTTGGCGTCGCGATGCTCCTCGGCGTATTTGCCAGCTTCGCCGGCGCGCACTGGATGCATTGA
- a CDS encoding enoyl-CoA hydratase/isomerase family protein, whose protein sequence is MNEQIKIEQDGRLLRITLNRPEDNGISDSMAAALVDAVTNAHTTSDAVLLRSGGPDFCTGRVRDAGAPPPAAEAYARRPEYDAIFNSYKAIRGAQVPVVAALEGRVMGFGTAIASLCDVSFASDTATFNIPEITHNVMPTMVMSALYDRVNRNAILWMAYSAQFINAQRALAYGLISTVVPAASLNDEAESFCKVLLGRPRPAILGLKEYLRVAPRMDEQGAIDYARSLHSMVNTAAAMKKHA, encoded by the coding sequence ATGAACGAACAGATCAAGATCGAGCAGGATGGCCGACTCCTTCGCATCACGCTGAACCGACCGGAGGACAACGGCATTTCCGACAGCATGGCGGCCGCCCTCGTGGATGCCGTCACCAACGCGCACACGACGTCGGACGCCGTGCTCCTGCGTAGCGGGGGCCCCGACTTCTGCACCGGCCGCGTGCGCGATGCCGGCGCGCCGCCGCCTGCCGCCGAAGCGTATGCGCGCCGTCCGGAATACGACGCGATCTTCAACAGCTACAAGGCGATCCGCGGCGCGCAGGTGCCGGTCGTTGCCGCGCTCGAAGGCCGCGTGATGGGTTTCGGCACCGCGATCGCTTCGCTGTGCGACGTATCGTTCGCGAGCGACACGGCCACGTTCAACATCCCCGAGATCACTCACAATGTGATGCCGACGATGGTCATGTCGGCGCTCTACGACCGCGTGAACCGCAACGCGATTCTGTGGATGGCGTATTCGGCGCAGTTCATCAATGCGCAGCGCGCGCTGGCCTATGGTCTGATCAGCACCGTCGTGCCGGCCGCCAGCCTGAACGACGAGGCCGAGAGCTTCTGCAAGGTTCTGCTCGGCCGTCCGCGCCCGGCCATCCTCGGCCTCAAGGAATATCTGCGCGTGGCGCCGCGCATGGACGAACAGGGTGCGATCGACTACGCCCGCAGCCTGCATTCGATGGTGAACACCGCCGCCGCGATGAAAAAGCACGCGTGA
- a CDS encoding alpha/beta fold hydrolase: MMSDVTLRRVRGPAGEIAVHVQGDAGAPAIVMTHSILSSSMMWEAQAALLQAQGWRVIRADTRGHGASHAGTPPWTMDDLAADTVAVLDALKIERAHYVGLSLGGMSGFGLGIAHADRLLSLCLCDARADAPAAFAAPWDERIEIARRDGCGALAESTTERWFGKPFLEAHQELAARFRSTVAQTSTEGFTGCARAIQKLDYLSNVARIGVPTTLIVGANDGPLPQAMEHIASLIRGARLEVIPDAGHLPNIDQPEVFNDALLRHLQRAQDAQHAG; this comes from the coding sequence ATGATGAGCGACGTCACTCTACGCCGCGTACGCGGCCCGGCCGGCGAAATCGCGGTCCATGTTCAGGGCGACGCCGGTGCGCCGGCGATCGTCATGACGCATTCGATCCTGTCGTCGAGCATGATGTGGGAAGCGCAGGCCGCATTGCTGCAGGCGCAAGGCTGGCGCGTGATCCGCGCCGACACGCGCGGGCACGGCGCATCGCACGCCGGCACCCCGCCGTGGACGATGGACGACCTGGCCGCCGACACCGTCGCCGTACTCGACGCGCTGAAGATCGAGCGCGCGCACTACGTCGGTCTGTCGCTAGGTGGAATGAGCGGATTCGGCCTCGGCATTGCCCACGCAGATCGGCTACTGAGCCTCTGTCTGTGCGACGCACGCGCCGACGCGCCCGCCGCATTCGCCGCGCCGTGGGACGAACGCATCGAGATCGCACGACGCGACGGTTGCGGCGCGCTCGCGGAGTCGACCACCGAACGCTGGTTCGGCAAGCCGTTTCTCGAGGCTCATCAGGAACTCGCGGCGCGCTTTCGCAGCACGGTTGCACAAACGTCGACCGAAGGCTTCACCGGGTGCGCGCGGGCTATCCAGAAGCTGGACTATCTCAGCAACGTCGCACGCATCGGCGTGCCGACGACGCTGATCGTCGGCGCCAACGACGGCCCGCTGCCGCAGGCCATGGAGCACATCGCGTCGCTGATTCGCGGCGCGCGGCTGGAAGTGATTCCAGACGCCGGCCATCTGCCCAATATCGATCAGCCCGAGGTATTCAACGACGCGCTGCTTCGGCATCTCCAACGCGCGCAAGACGCGCAACATGCCGGCTGA
- a CDS encoding xanthine dehydrogenase family protein molybdopterin-binding subunit, protein MSDAKGFRYIGKHRRAVEHRRFVVGAGHYAADVQLPGLLHVAIVASPYASARIVSIDASAALALPGVHAVVTGDELNAATDPMLPGVDAPQVTRYPLAKGVVRYAGEWVVAVVAETRALAEDASELVMVEYEATPHIVDPEAATRDSAPLVHPAHGSNVIFQRKFVWGSVDEHFRQAAHQLSYRVRWARSSTVPIETFVVASTWNDATQILDVWASIQMPKFPDQLAKCLRLPGNGVRVHFDVDVGGSYGVKRGLKHSILVGYLARKLGRPVRFLEDRIENMRGGDMQGPDRIFDVTLAFDRDGTIRSMRMRALDDIGAYSGRSPLQLGKPVGAIVGPYRIASVEYEAISVLTNKTPQEAVRGFGQAPTNYAIETGIDKVARFLGMDRIALRRHNLIGKEEFPYLIPSGTHYDSGDYVTVLGKALDAASFDRLVEQRDALRAQGLLAGIGVSTCLEPSGGNSSFEPLFNPKNETTTWMDSCLVRIDLAGTVTALMGTSTSGQAHETLVSTVVGEILLREPDSIRVLHADSLNALPSNSPVGSRMAIMLGGAAAGAAKKLRAKLLRIAAHNLGLDEAQLTYQDGVVVARDNPERRIEWAQLVEIAHRKYHCMPEGMEPGLQEKFVWEVPTGGKMPTEDGRVQMYPCHSFESHVNLVSIDRETGKVKIHRYVCGHDCGVMISPDVVHGMTYGGIAHGLGAALMEKFSFSDDGQLLSGTFMDYLLPSAQEVPPITIVDHCTPSPLTEFGQKGSGEAGYLGSPAAIASAINDALAPVGASIDSLPMTPQAIWRALQSAALKFQEVK, encoded by the coding sequence ATGTCTGACGCCAAAGGTTTCCGGTATATCGGCAAGCATAGGCGCGCCGTCGAACATCGCCGCTTCGTGGTCGGCGCGGGGCATTATGCGGCGGACGTGCAATTGCCCGGGCTGCTGCATGTAGCGATCGTCGCGAGCCCGTACGCGAGCGCGCGGATCGTGTCGATCGACGCGTCGGCCGCACTGGCGCTGCCCGGCGTGCATGCAGTCGTGACAGGAGACGAACTGAACGCGGCCACCGACCCGATGCTGCCGGGCGTCGATGCGCCGCAAGTCACCCGTTATCCGCTAGCCAAAGGCGTCGTCCGCTATGCGGGCGAATGGGTCGTAGCCGTGGTCGCGGAAACGCGCGCGCTCGCCGAAGATGCGAGCGAACTGGTGATGGTCGAATACGAGGCGACGCCGCATATCGTCGACCCCGAAGCCGCCACGCGCGACTCCGCACCGCTCGTGCATCCGGCGCACGGCTCCAATGTGATCTTTCAGCGCAAGTTCGTGTGGGGCAGCGTCGACGAGCACTTCCGTCAGGCGGCGCACCAGTTGTCGTACCGGGTGCGTTGGGCCCGCAGCTCGACGGTGCCGATCGAGACGTTTGTCGTGGCGAGCACGTGGAACGACGCAACGCAGATTCTCGATGTGTGGGCGTCGATCCAGATGCCGAAATTCCCGGACCAGCTCGCCAAGTGTCTGCGACTGCCGGGCAACGGCGTGCGCGTTCACTTCGACGTCGACGTCGGCGGCAGCTACGGCGTGAAGCGCGGCCTGAAGCATTCGATTCTGGTCGGCTACCTCGCCCGCAAGCTCGGCCGTCCCGTTCGGTTCCTCGAAGACCGCATCGAAAATATGCGCGGCGGCGACATGCAGGGTCCGGACCGGATCTTCGACGTGACGCTCGCGTTCGACCGCGACGGCACGATCCGCTCGATGCGGATGCGCGCGCTCGACGACATCGGCGCGTATTCGGGCCGCTCGCCGCTGCAGCTCGGCAAACCGGTCGGCGCGATCGTCGGGCCGTACCGGATTGCCAGCGTCGAGTACGAAGCGATCTCGGTGTTGACGAACAAGACGCCGCAGGAAGCCGTGCGCGGCTTCGGCCAGGCGCCGACGAACTACGCGATCGAAACCGGCATCGACAAGGTGGCGCGCTTCCTCGGCATGGACCGCATTGCGTTGCGCCGGCACAACCTGATCGGCAAGGAGGAGTTTCCGTATCTGATTCCGAGCGGCACGCACTACGACTCCGGCGACTACGTGACGGTGCTCGGCAAGGCGCTCGACGCCGCATCATTCGACCGGCTCGTCGAGCAACGCGATGCATTGCGGGCCCAGGGGCTGCTCGCCGGCATCGGCGTGTCGACCTGTCTGGAACCGTCGGGCGGCAATTCATCGTTCGAGCCGTTGTTCAATCCGAAGAACGAAACCACCACGTGGATGGATTCGTGCCTCGTGCGAATCGATCTCGCTGGAACGGTCACCGCGCTGATGGGCACGTCGACATCGGGTCAAGCGCATGAAACGCTGGTCTCGACCGTCGTCGGCGAGATCCTGCTGCGGGAGCCGGACAGCATTCGCGTGCTTCATGCAGACTCGTTGAATGCGTTGCCTTCAAACAGCCCGGTCGGCAGCCGGATGGCGATCATGCTCGGCGGCGCGGCCGCTGGCGCAGCGAAAAAATTGCGCGCCAAACTGCTGCGCATCGCCGCGCACAACCTCGGACTCGACGAAGCGCAACTGACGTATCAGGATGGCGTCGTGGTGGCCCGCGACAACCCCGAGCGGCGCATCGAATGGGCGCAACTGGTGGAAATCGCGCACCGCAAATATCACTGCATGCCCGAAGGCATGGAGCCGGGGCTGCAGGAAAAGTTCGTGTGGGAAGTGCCGACCGGCGGCAAGATGCCGACCGAAGACGGCCGGGTGCAGATGTACCCGTGCCATTCGTTCGAGTCGCATGTGAACCTCGTGAGCATCGACCGCGAAACCGGCAAGGTGAAGATTCATCGCTACGTCTGCGGTCACGACTGCGGCGTGATGATCAGCCCGGACGTGGTGCACGGCATGACGTATGGCGGCATCGCACACGGACTAGGCGCGGCGCTGATGGAAAAGTTTTCGTTTTCCGATGACGGGCAGTTGCTGTCTGGCACGTTCATGGATTACCTGCTGCCGAGTGCGCAGGAAGTGCCGCCGATAACGATCGTCGACCATTGCACCCCGTCGCCGCTGACGGAATTCGGCCAGAAAGGTTCCGGCGAAGCCGGCTACCTCGGCAGCCCGGCCGCGATTGCAAGCGCCATCAACGATGCGCTGGCGCCGGTCGGCGCGTCGATCGACTCTCTGCCGATGACGCCGCAAGCGATCTGGCGCGCGTTGCAATCGGCCGCATTGAAATTTCAGGAGGTGAAATGA
- a CDS encoding (2Fe-2S)-binding protein — protein sequence MSNTLVPVEIKVNGVIQPRMVEPRTTLVDFLREHLALTGTHVGCEHGICGACSVLLNGDPVRSCCMFAVQADGMSVTTVEGLAPERGALTRIQDAFCEAHALQCGYCTPGMLIACHGLVAKHPHPDEAQIRNAIDGNLCRCTGYQQIVDAVKLATRSEDAVAAGESNV from the coding sequence ATGTCCAATACGCTCGTCCCTGTCGAGATCAAGGTCAACGGCGTGATCCAGCCGCGCATGGTGGAACCGCGCACGACGCTGGTCGATTTTCTGCGCGAGCATCTCGCGCTCACCGGCACGCACGTCGGCTGTGAGCACGGCATCTGCGGCGCCTGCTCGGTGCTGCTGAACGGCGACCCGGTGCGCTCCTGCTGCATGTTCGCCGTGCAGGCCGACGGCATGTCCGTCACTACCGTCGAAGGTCTGGCGCCGGAACGCGGCGCGCTGACGAGAATTCAGGATGCGTTCTGCGAAGCGCACGCGCTGCAATGCGGCTATTGCACGCCGGGCATGCTGATCGCGTGCCACGGGCTGGTCGCGAAGCACCCGCACCCCGACGAGGCGCAGATTCGCAATGCGATCGACGGCAACCTTTGCCGTTGTACCGGCTACCAGCAGATCGTCGACGCCGTGAAGCTCGCGACGCGCTCCGAAGACGCCGTCGCCGCGGGAGAATCGAATGTCTGA
- a CDS encoding FAD binding domain-containing protein — protein MKAAPFDYFRARSVDHALSLLAQHGIDAKPIAGGQSLVPMMALRLARPAVLIDINWLAELKQVEIGAERVVTGAALRQRDIEDNRALHAAVPLVRDALQWVGHVQTRNRGTVGGSLVHADPSAELPLAATVLGAKLRLRSEADGVREVDASEFFLGPMFTALGETECLVEIEWPVWQGPGVFTAFDETAMRHGDFAMAAAACQLQFDPDGICVRAAIGLGGVDGTPLAFPALAAQLSGRRIDERIARELAHAAVEQASPGSDLHADSDYRRHLGAVMMTRVLMDAASRAGR, from the coding sequence ATGAAGGCGGCTCCTTTTGACTATTTTCGCGCACGCAGCGTCGATCACGCGCTCAGCCTGCTCGCGCAGCACGGCATCGACGCGAAACCGATCGCGGGCGGCCAGAGCCTCGTGCCGATGATGGCGTTACGGCTTGCGCGCCCGGCAGTGCTAATCGATATAAACTGGCTCGCCGAACTCAAGCAGGTCGAGATCGGCGCCGAACGCGTGGTAACCGGCGCGGCGCTGCGTCAACGCGATATTGAAGACAACCGCGCGCTGCACGCGGCAGTGCCGCTCGTGCGCGATGCGCTGCAATGGGTCGGCCACGTGCAGACACGCAATCGCGGCACGGTCGGCGGCAGTCTCGTGCATGCCGATCCGTCGGCTGAGTTGCCGCTCGCGGCCACGGTGCTCGGCGCGAAATTGCGCCTGCGCAGCGAGGCCGACGGCGTGCGCGAAGTCGACGCGTCCGAATTTTTCCTCGGCCCGATGTTCACCGCGCTCGGCGAAACCGAATGTCTGGTCGAAATCGAATGGCCGGTATGGCAAGGTCCGGGCGTGTTCACCGCGTTCGACGAAACGGCGATGCGCCACGGCGACTTTGCAATGGCCGCTGCCGCCTGTCAGCTGCAATTCGATCCGGACGGTATCTGCGTGCGCGCGGCGATCGGACTCGGCGGCGTCGACGGCACGCCGCTCGCGTTTCCGGCCCTCGCGGCGCAACTATCAGGAAGGCGAATCGATGAGCGCATCGCACGTGAGCTCGCGCACGCGGCCGTCGAGCAGGCGTCGCCCGGCTCGGACCTTCACGCGGACAGCGACTATCGGCGCCACCTCGGCGCCGTGATGATGACGCGCGTCCTGATGGACGCGGCGAGCCGCGCCGGCCGCTAA
- a CDS encoding NAD-dependent succinate-semialdehyde dehydrogenase — MKITMERQDLLPAAFFVGGEWRQASDGRQLDVTNPANNSVFATVPDGTSSDALDAVNAAYAAFPSWRAVPAKQRSMILKRWADLIIANQDELGKLISSEQGKPLAEGCGEVVYAASYVEWFAEDATRANGEVIPSPQPGRRMLALKEPVGVVAAITPWNFPAAMIARKIAPALAAGCTVVCKPAEDTPLTSLALIKLAQDAGVPAGVLNIVTASRERTPEVVDVWLNDARVRKITFTGSTPVGKHLAAQSSATLKKLSLELGGNAPFIVFDDADIEAAVDGLMAAKFRNGGQTCVCPNRVYVQATIHEEFVDLLVSRVSSLNVGPASDPRSQIGPMINVRAIEKIDRHVQNAVSNGARIVCGGRRLPTEEMGGPNYYLPTVLVGANNSMECSWEETFGPVVSVTTFQSEEEVIAAANDTPFGLAGYFYTTDVRRIARVTDALECGIVGINEGVLAAEAAPFGGVKESGYGREGSTHGLDDYMHVKYVCQGQL; from the coding sequence ATGAAAATCACAATGGAACGCCAGGATCTGCTCCCGGCCGCATTTTTTGTCGGCGGTGAATGGCGGCAAGCAAGCGACGGTCGTCAACTCGACGTCACGAACCCGGCAAACAACAGCGTATTCGCCACGGTGCCAGACGGCACGTCGAGCGACGCACTCGATGCTGTGAATGCGGCCTACGCAGCCTTTCCGTCATGGAGAGCGGTCCCCGCCAAGCAACGCTCGATGATTCTCAAGCGGTGGGCCGATCTGATAATTGCCAATCAGGATGAACTCGGCAAACTCATCTCCAGTGAACAGGGAAAACCTCTCGCCGAAGGTTGTGGCGAAGTCGTCTACGCCGCGAGCTACGTCGAGTGGTTCGCTGAGGATGCGACTCGTGCCAACGGCGAGGTGATTCCGTCGCCGCAACCCGGGCGGAGAATGCTGGCGCTGAAGGAACCGGTCGGTGTGGTGGCAGCGATCACCCCCTGGAACTTCCCCGCGGCAATGATCGCTCGTAAGATTGCGCCGGCGCTGGCTGCAGGTTGTACGGTTGTGTGCAAGCCGGCGGAGGACACGCCGCTGACTTCACTGGCGTTGATAAAGCTCGCTCAGGATGCTGGCGTTCCGGCCGGCGTCCTAAACATAGTGACCGCGTCGCGGGAGCGCACGCCGGAGGTGGTGGATGTGTGGCTCAACGATGCACGAGTCCGCAAAATCACCTTCACGGGGTCCACACCCGTTGGGAAACACCTCGCCGCGCAATCATCCGCGACGCTGAAGAAGCTCTCGTTGGAGCTCGGCGGTAATGCACCCTTTATCGTCTTCGACGATGCCGACATTGAGGCCGCTGTTGATGGCCTGATGGCCGCCAAATTTCGCAACGGGGGACAGACTTGCGTTTGCCCGAACAGAGTCTATGTGCAGGCAACGATTCACGAAGAATTCGTTGACCTTCTTGTGAGCCGCGTCTCTTCCCTGAATGTCGGGCCCGCGAGCGACCCCCGATCACAGATCGGACCGATGATCAATGTGCGCGCCATCGAGAAGATCGACCGACACGTTCAAAATGCCGTTTCGAACGGGGCGCGGATAGTCTGTGGCGGACGAAGGTTGCCGACCGAAGAAATGGGTGGACCGAACTACTACCTACCGACCGTCCTTGTCGGCGCAAACAATTCAATGGAATGCAGCTGGGAAGAGACGTTTGGGCCGGTGGTCTCGGTGACGACCTTCCAGTCGGAAGAGGAGGTTATCGCAGCGGCGAATGACACACCATTCGGCCTCGCCGGCTACTTCTACACTACTGACGTTCGCCGCATTGCCAGGGTAACGGACGCTCTCGAGTGTGGCATTGTCGGCATCAACGAAGGCGTGCTTGCGGCGGAAGCTGCGCCATTCGGTGGGGTAAAAGAATCTGGGTACGGCCGCGAGGGATCGACTCACGGATTAGACGACTACATGCACGTCAAATATGTGTGTCAGGGTCAGCTTTAA
- the gcvA gene encoding transcriptional regulator GcvA, which yields MSRNLPPLNAVRAFEAAARQVSFTKAAKELHVTHGAISRQVSLLEGWLGTSLFRRSGSLLSLTDAGRVYAAELTSLLDRLTVASSNLHDGATPSTLIVNAPPTFTMRWLLPRLSTFQRLCPKVEIRLTTSLAPPDFAEHGYDIAIRGAHAPSRGCRSEAFMSELIVPVCHVDLLDKGQLRQPADLARQTLIAYSTELCSWVDWLSAADLPNLRGATVLQFEQMFFALQAAAEGLGVVLVPLFLVLDDIVAGRLCAPFGLLAAKRRSYYANASHASANNRVVDDFFDWLLREGRGTETSTDTWSKEQGWLATAD from the coding sequence ATGTCTCGAAACCTGCCACCCCTTAACGCCGTTCGTGCTTTCGAAGCGGCAGCACGCCAAGTGAGTTTTACAAAGGCTGCGAAGGAACTGCATGTGACACACGGGGCGATCAGCCGCCAGGTTTCGCTCCTCGAGGGCTGGCTGGGTACGTCGCTCTTCAGGCGTTCAGGTTCTCTGCTGTCGCTGACCGACGCCGGCCGCGTCTATGCCGCCGAGTTGACGTCCCTATTGGACCGGCTGACAGTCGCTTCGTCCAACCTTCACGATGGTGCAACTCCGAGCACCCTGATTGTCAACGCACCGCCTACTTTCACGATGCGCTGGCTTCTTCCTCGCCTTTCAACCTTTCAGCGACTATGTCCTAAAGTCGAGATCCGGTTGACCACGTCATTGGCGCCGCCTGATTTCGCGGAGCATGGTTACGACATTGCGATTCGTGGGGCGCACGCGCCATCGCGCGGCTGTCGATCAGAAGCTTTCATGTCCGAACTCATTGTGCCGGTTTGCCATGTCGACCTTCTGGATAAGGGGCAATTACGCCAGCCAGCGGATCTGGCGCGGCAAACCCTGATTGCCTATAGCACTGAGCTGTGCTCGTGGGTGGACTGGCTTAGCGCCGCGGATCTCCCCAACCTTCGAGGCGCGACCGTACTTCAATTCGAGCAGATGTTTTTTGCCCTGCAAGCTGCCGCCGAGGGATTGGGTGTTGTACTGGTACCGTTATTTCTGGTACTTGACGACATTGTCGCGGGGCGACTGTGCGCGCCTTTTGGACTGTTGGCGGCGAAAAGGCGTAGTTACTATGCCAACGCCTCCCACGCGAGCGCCAATAATCGCGTCGTGGACGACTTTTTCGACTGGCTGCTGCGGGAGGGGCGCGGAACGGAGACGTCGACTGATACATGGTCAAAGGAGCAGGGTTGGCTTGCGACTGCCGACTGA
- a CDS encoding FAD-dependent oxidoreductase produces MYDVLVIGHGAAGLAAAISAAESASNARVVVLERMSPDVAGGNTRWSPSNMRMSSVDEVAPGFEDDMMAASGGRGDRSYFRKLAEQAPDTLAWAVQHGVQFKTMDYFLKGWPTRIQPVGRGAAIVEALRESAIKKGVEFVYECRAQRLVMNSSGSVEGVETVDGRRFAAKAVVLASGGFQGDPAMLRAHFGPLGETLRMISPGTAHDSGEGIRMGLDAGAVASGDWNGMHIEPVDPRSERPAALVIVYPFGIVVDVEGHRFFDEGAGLVHETWEQLSRTIHFEKPQSVAWTIFDSKLHEVAGYENAIRSDVPPLQSDSISGLASLAGIPPVALEQSIARYNEACTGEQATFEASRRDGLSTAGLLRASPTGLVR; encoded by the coding sequence ATGTATGACGTTCTAGTGATAGGCCATGGCGCCGCCGGCCTCGCAGCTGCGATCAGCGCGGCGGAAAGCGCTTCAAATGCTCGAGTCGTAGTCCTCGAACGCATGTCTCCCGACGTGGCAGGAGGCAATACGCGGTGGAGTCCGTCCAACATGCGCATGAGTTCCGTGGATGAGGTAGCGCCGGGATTCGAGGACGACATGATGGCCGCGAGTGGGGGGCGCGGCGATCGTTCCTACTTTCGAAAACTTGCGGAACAGGCGCCTGACACTTTGGCTTGGGCCGTGCAGCATGGCGTTCAGTTCAAGACCATGGACTATTTTCTGAAGGGGTGGCCGACCCGCATTCAGCCGGTCGGACGCGGCGCCGCGATCGTCGAGGCGCTGCGAGAGTCAGCTATTAAAAAAGGCGTCGAATTTGTATATGAATGCCGAGCCCAACGTCTAGTTATGAATTCTTCGGGCTCGGTTGAAGGTGTAGAGACAGTCGATGGTCGCCGGTTCGCCGCAAAGGCGGTGGTTCTCGCCAGTGGCGGATTCCAGGGTGATCCCGCCATGCTGCGCGCTCACTTCGGGCCTCTCGGCGAAACCCTGCGAATGATCTCCCCCGGCACGGCCCACGACTCCGGGGAAGGCATCCGCATGGGGCTTGACGCCGGTGCCGTCGCCTCAGGCGACTGGAACGGCATGCACATCGAGCCCGTCGACCCGCGAAGCGAACGGCCCGCGGCGCTTGTTATCGTGTACCCGTTTGGAATCGTCGTTGACGTCGAGGGGCACCGGTTTTTCGACGAAGGCGCAGGCCTCGTCCATGAAACTTGGGAGCAGCTTTCGCGCACGATCCATTTCGAGAAGCCGCAAAGTGTGGCATGGACGATTTTCGATTCCAAACTGCATGAAGTGGCCGGCTACGAAAATGCGATTCGCTCCGACGTGCCTCCTCTGCAGTCGGACTCGATATCCGGCCTCGCATCGCTTGCTGGAATTCCACCCGTTGCGCTAGAGCAAAGCATTGCGAGGTACAACGAAGCGTGCACGGGCGAGCAAGCGACATTTGAAGCCTCGCGCCGCGACGGCCTCTCGACAGCGGGATTACTCCGGGCAAGTCCAACTGGGCTCGTCCGCTAG